In Ochrobactrum vermis, the following proteins share a genomic window:
- a CDS encoding L,D-transpeptidase, with translation MFSRRILMAGIASLCFGATAPAFATSPVSAEAQLNEASASVQQVALSSDAKANPEKPKKKKASKNGNAVKANKYSIDPKFRAQEVAFTGYKPGTIVIDPKQRFLYLVETSSTARRYGIAVGKQGLEFKGTGTINAKREWPRWIPTKEMIERDPAHYGRFKNGMDGGPGNPLGSRALYLFQGSKDTYIRIHGTVQPWTIGSSASNGCFRMINEDVMDLYERVGLGTEVVVL, from the coding sequence ATGTTTTCACGCCGTATTCTGATGGCAGGTATTGCAAGTCTTTGTTTTGGAGCGACTGCTCCGGCATTTGCAACTTCGCCGGTAAGCGCTGAAGCGCAGCTCAATGAAGCTTCCGCATCCGTTCAGCAGGTTGCTCTTTCAAGCGATGCCAAGGCTAATCCTGAAAAGCCGAAAAAGAAAAAGGCTTCCAAGAACGGCAACGCCGTGAAAGCCAATAAATACAGTATCGATCCGAAGTTCCGCGCGCAGGAAGTAGCCTTTACCGGTTATAAGCCGGGCACCATCGTGATCGATCCGAAACAACGTTTCCTTTATCTTGTTGAAACGTCGTCGACTGCTCGCCGTTACGGCATTGCTGTGGGCAAGCAGGGATTGGAATTTAAGGGCACCGGAACAATCAATGCGAAGCGCGAGTGGCCGCGCTGGATTCCGACCAAGGAAATGATCGAGCGCGATCCGGCTCATTATGGTCGTTTCAAGAACGGCATGGATGGTGGCCCGGGTAACCCGCTTGGTTCCCGCGCCCTTTACTTGTTCCAGGGGAGCAAGGACACCTACATCCGCATTCACGGTACCGTTCAGCCCTGGACCATCGGTAGCTCAGCTTCCAATGGCTGCTTCCGCATGATCAATGAAGACGTGATGGATCTTTACGAGCGGGTCGGTCTTGGCACCGAAGTGGTTGTTCTCTGA
- a CDS encoding pyruvate dehydrogenase complex dihydrolipoamide acetyltransferase, which yields MPINITMPALSPTMEEGNLSKWLVKEGDKVAPGDVIAEIETDKATMEVEAVDEGTIAKIVVPAGSEGVKVNALIAILAEEGEDVAAAAEGAASAPKAEAKAEAPKEEPKPAEAKKEAAAPATAPATAKAEQSAAASNKGDRVFASPLARRIAKESGVDIAAVKGTGPHGRVVQRDVEAALASGSAKAAAPKMEVGSAAAPKPMSDDAVLKLFEEGTYEIVPHDGMRKTIARRLVESKQTVPHFYLTIDCELDALLALRSQINAAAPMIKTEKGEVPAYKLSVNDMVIKAVALALRDIPEANVSWTEGGMVKHKRADVGVAVSIPGGLITPIVRQSESKTLSTISNEMKDLAKRARDRKLKLEEYQGGSTSVSNLGMFGVKDFAAIINPPHATIFAIGAGEQRAVVKNGEIKVATVMSVTLSTDHRAVDGALAAELAQAFKRHIENPMGMLV from the coding sequence ATGCCGATCAATATCACCATGCCAGCGCTTTCTCCGACGATGGAAGAAGGCAACCTGTCGAAATGGCTGGTCAAGGAAGGCGATAAGGTCGCTCCTGGCGATGTTATTGCTGAAATTGAGACCGATAAGGCCACGATGGAAGTGGAAGCTGTGGACGAAGGCACGATTGCCAAGATCGTGGTTCCCGCGGGCTCTGAAGGTGTCAAAGTCAATGCGCTGATCGCTATCCTCGCCGAAGAAGGCGAGGACGTGGCGGCTGCGGCCGAGGGTGCAGCTTCTGCTCCGAAGGCGGAAGCAAAGGCCGAGGCTCCGAAAGAAGAACCGAAGCCGGCTGAAGCCAAAAAGGAAGCTGCAGCCCCTGCAACGGCGCCCGCAACAGCCAAGGCAGAGCAGTCTGCTGCTGCTTCGAATAAGGGTGATCGCGTGTTCGCATCACCGCTTGCACGCCGTATCGCCAAGGAATCCGGTGTGGATATCGCTGCTGTGAAGGGCACCGGTCCGCATGGCCGTGTCGTTCAGCGCGATGTGGAAGCCGCTCTGGCTTCCGGTAGTGCCAAGGCTGCTGCGCCGAAGATGGAAGTTGGCTCTGCAGCCGCTCCGAAGCCGATGTCGGATGATGCCGTTCTCAAGCTCTTTGAAGAAGGCACCTACGAGATCGTTCCGCATGACGGCATGCGCAAGACGATTGCCCGCCGCCTGGTGGAATCGAAGCAGACCGTTCCACATTTCTATCTGACGATCGATTGTGAACTGGATGCGCTTCTGGCTCTGCGTTCACAGATCAATGCTGCCGCACCGATGATCAAGACTGAAAAGGGTGAGGTTCCAGCCTACAAGCTTTCGGTCAACGATATGGTCATCAAGGCTGTAGCTCTTGCACTGCGTGATATTCCTGAAGCCAACGTCTCCTGGACGGAAGGTGGCATGGTCAAGCACAAGCGTGCAGATGTTGGCGTTGCTGTCTCCATCCCAGGTGGTCTGATCACGCCAATCGTGCGTCAGTCGGAATCGAAGACGCTGTCCACCATCTCCAACGAGATGAAGGACCTTGCCAAGCGTGCGCGTGACCGCAAGCTGAAGCTTGAGGAATATCAGGGCGGTTCGACCTCCGTGTCCAACCTCGGCATGTTCGGCGTGAAGGACTTTGCTGCAATCATCAATCCGCCTCATGCGACCATTTTCGCAATCGGTGCAGGTGAACAGCGTGCAGTGGTCAAGAACGGTGAAATCAAGGTTGCGACCGTTATGTCTGTAACGCTTTCAACCGATCACCGTGCTGTCGACGGCGCGTTGGCTGCTGAACTTGCACAGGCCTTCAAACGCCACATCGAAAACCCGATGGGTATGCTGGTCTGA
- a CDS encoding DUF1428 domain-containing protein — translation MAYIEGFVVAVPKANKELYRKHAAEAAVLFKEFGVTRMVEAWGDDVPDGKVTDFRRAVKAEADEEVVFSWFEYPDKATRDAANSKMMSDPRMKAMGDQMPFDGKRMIMGGFSTIVDV, via the coding sequence ATGGCCTATATTGAAGGATTTGTTGTCGCCGTCCCCAAGGCGAACAAAGAACTCTATCGCAAGCATGCCGCAGAAGCGGCGGTATTATTCAAAGAGTTTGGTGTGACACGCATGGTCGAAGCGTGGGGAGATGACGTGCCGGACGGCAAGGTCACCGATTTTCGACGTGCAGTTAAGGCAGAGGCAGACGAGGAGGTTGTGTTCTCCTGGTTTGAGTATCCCGACAAGGCAACGCGCGACGCTGCAAACAGCAAGATGATGAGTGACCCACGCATGAAGGCGATGGGGGATCAGATGCCATTTGATGGCAAGCGCATGATCATGGGCGGATTTTCCACGATTGTCGATGTTTGA
- the kdsA gene encoding 3-deoxy-8-phosphooctulonate synthase, which translates to MATANSSVQIGNVTFSNSAPFALIAGPCQMETREHAFDMAGRLKEMTDKLGIGLVYKSSFDKANRTSLKAERGIGLEKAMEVFADLKKEFGFPVLTDVHTEEQCAEVAPVVDVLQIPAFLCRQTDLLIAAAKTGRVVNVKKGQFLAPWDMKNVLSKITESGNPNVLATERGASFGYNTLVSDMRSLPIMAGLGSPVVFDATHSVQQPGGQGGSSGGQREFVETLARAAVAVGVAGLFIETHQDPDNAPSDGPNMVPVDKMPALLEKLMAFDRIAKGL; encoded by the coding sequence ATGGCGACTGCCAATTCATCTGTACAAATCGGAAATGTTACTTTTTCAAACAGCGCGCCATTTGCCCTGATTGCAGGTCCATGCCAGATGGAAACGCGTGAACACGCTTTCGATATGGCTGGCCGCCTCAAGGAAATGACCGATAAGCTCGGCATTGGTCTCGTCTACAAGTCCAGCTTCGATAAGGCCAATCGCACTTCCTTGAAAGCTGAGCGTGGAATCGGCCTCGAAAAGGCAATGGAGGTTTTCGCTGATCTCAAGAAGGAGTTCGGTTTTCCGGTACTGACGGATGTCCATACTGAAGAGCAGTGTGCTGAAGTTGCTCCTGTGGTCGATGTCCTGCAAATCCCGGCATTCCTTTGCCGCCAGACCGATTTACTGATCGCTGCCGCGAAGACAGGACGTGTCGTGAACGTCAAGAAGGGACAGTTCCTGGCGCCATGGGATATGAAGAATGTGCTTTCCAAGATTACGGAAAGCGGTAATCCGAATGTTCTTGCGACGGAACGCGGTGCTTCTTTCGGTTATAATACGCTTGTTTCCGATATGCGCTCTCTGCCGATCATGGCCGGTCTTGGTTCGCCGGTTGTTTTTGACGCGACTCACTCCGTGCAGCAGCCGGGCGGACAGGGTGGCTCGTCAGGTGGACAGCGTGAATTTGTGGAAACGCTGGCTCGGGCTGCAGTTGCCGTCGGTGTTGCCGGGCTCTTCATCGAAACGCATCAGGACCCGGATAACGCACCATCTGATGGTCCTAACATGGTGCCGGTGGATAAAATGCCCGCGCTTCTCGAAAAGCTCATGGCTTTCGATCGTATCGCGAAAGGGCTTTAA
- a CDS encoding CTP synthase, giving the protein MARYVFITGGVVSSLGKGIAAAALAALLQARGYRVRIRKLDPYLNVDPGTMSPYQHGEVFVTDDGAETDLDLGHYERFTGRPANQQDNITTGRIYRNIIEKERRGDYLGATVQVIPHVTDEIKNFILEGNEDYDFVLCEIGGTVGDIEAMPFLEAIRQLGNELPRGTAVYIHLTLMPYIPAAGELKTKPTQHSVKELRSIGIAPDILLVRADREIPESERRKLSLFCNVRESAVIQALDVATIYDVPIAYHKEGLDSEVLSAFGIDPAPKPRMDRWEEVSNRLHNPEGEVTIAIVGKYTGLKDAYKSLIEALYHGGLANKVKVNLDWIEAEVFESEDPAPYLEKVHGILVPGGFGERGAEGKILAAKFARERKVPYFGICFGMQMACIEAARNLVGIENASSTEFGPTKEPVVGLMTEWLKGNMLEKRASAGDLGGTMRLGAYEAALKPGSKIAEIYGSSDISERHRHRYEVNIDYKDRLETAGLNFAGMSPDGVLPETVEYPDHPWFIGVQYHPELKSRPFEPHPLFASFIEAAIEQSRLV; this is encoded by the coding sequence ATGGCGCGATATGTATTCATCACAGGCGGCGTGGTTTCTTCCCTCGGAAAAGGCATAGCCGCTGCAGCACTGGCTGCACTCCTTCAGGCACGCGGTTACCGCGTGCGTATCCGTAAACTCGACCCTTATCTGAATGTCGACCCCGGCACGATGTCGCCTTACCAGCATGGTGAGGTGTTCGTCACCGACGATGGTGCTGAAACAGACCTTGATCTGGGCCATTACGAGCGGTTCACCGGTCGTCCTGCCAATCAGCAGGATAATATCACTACCGGTCGCATCTACCGTAATATCATTGAAAAGGAACGCCGCGGCGATTATCTCGGCGCGACAGTTCAGGTCATTCCGCATGTGACCGACGAGATCAAGAACTTCATTCTCGAAGGTAACGAGGACTATGATTTCGTTCTTTGCGAAATCGGTGGCACGGTTGGCGACATTGAAGCCATGCCGTTCCTTGAAGCAATCCGTCAGCTTGGCAACGAATTGCCACGTGGAACGGCAGTTTATATCCATCTGACCTTGATGCCTTATATTCCGGCAGCTGGCGAGTTGAAGACCAAGCCGACCCAGCATTCGGTCAAGGAGCTGCGCTCTATCGGTATTGCTCCAGATATTCTTCTGGTTCGTGCTGATCGCGAGATTCCTGAATCAGAACGTCGCAAGCTGTCGCTGTTCTGTAATGTCCGCGAAAGCGCGGTCATTCAGGCGCTCGACGTGGCCACGATCTATGATGTTCCGATTGCCTACCATAAGGAAGGCCTTGATTCGGAGGTCCTGTCTGCATTCGGTATCGATCCGGCTCCAAAGCCGCGTATGGATCGTTGGGAGGAGGTTTCCAACCGTCTCCACAATCCGGAAGGTGAAGTGACCATTGCCATTGTTGGCAAATATACCGGCCTCAAGGATGCCTATAAGTCGCTGATCGAGGCGCTTTATCATGGTGGTCTCGCCAACAAGGTGAAGGTCAATCTCGACTGGATCGAGGCAGAAGTCTTCGAAAGCGAAGATCCTGCTCCGTATCTGGAAAAGGTTCACGGCATTCTGGTGCCGGGCGGTTTCGGCGAACGTGGTGCGGAGGGCAAGATCCTTGCAGCGAAGTTCGCTCGTGAACGCAAGGTTCCTTACTTCGGTATCTGCTTCGGCATGCAGATGGCCTGCATTGAAGCTGCTCGCAATCTCGTCGGCATTGAAAACGCTTCATCGACCGAGTTTGGCCCGACCAAGGAGCCGGTTGTCGGTCTCATGACGGAGTGGCTGAAGGGTAATATGCTCGAGAAGCGCGCTTCAGCAGGCGATCTTGGCGGCACGATGCGTCTTGGTGCATATGAAGCAGCATTGAAGCCGGGGTCGAAAATCGCGGAGATCTACGGATCGTCGGATATTTCAGAACGTCATCGTCATCGCTATGAAGTCAATATCGACTACAAGGATCGCCTTGAGACAGCCGGATTGAACTTTGCGGGCATGTCACCGGATGGTGTTCTTCCGGAAACGGTCGAATATCCTGACCATCCTTGGTTTATCGGTGTTCAATACCATCCTGAACTGAAGTCCCGACCATTCGAACCGCATCCGCTTTTTGCTTCCTTCATTGAAGCGGCGATCGAACAGAGCCGGCTGGTCTAA
- the pdhA gene encoding pyruvate dehydrogenase (acetyl-transferring) E1 component subunit alpha codes for MAPRAKKSPAGKAQASSVIAPKAPAPVNFDKKQELDAYREMLLIRRFEEKAGQLYGMGFIGGFCHLYIGQEAVVVGMQMALKEGDQVITAYRDHGHMLAAGMSARGVMAELTGRRSGLSKGKGGSMHMFSKEKNFYGGHGIVGAQVSLGTGLAFANRYRDNDNVTLTYFGDGASNQGQVYESFNMASLWKLPVVYIIENNRYAMGTSVSRSSAETDFSKRGLSFNIPGIQVDGMDVRAVKAAADMAVEWTRSGKGPIILDMQTYRYRGHSMSDPAKYRSKEEVQKMRSEHDPIEQVKQRLIDKGWATEEELKEIDKDVRDIVADSADFAQNDPEPDASELYTDILL; via the coding sequence ATGGCACCGAGGGCTAAAAAGTCGCCTGCTGGCAAAGCGCAGGCGTCTTCTGTGATTGCACCCAAGGCACCTGCACCTGTGAACTTCGACAAGAAGCAGGAGCTGGACGCTTATCGCGAAATGCTGTTGATCCGGCGTTTCGAAGAAAAGGCCGGGCAGCTTTATGGCATGGGCTTCATTGGAGGCTTCTGCCACCTTTATATCGGCCAGGAGGCCGTAGTAGTGGGCATGCAGATGGCGCTGAAGGAAGGTGATCAGGTTATCACCGCCTATCGCGATCATGGTCATATGCTTGCAGCGGGCATGAGCGCGCGTGGCGTTATGGCTGAATTGACCGGACGTCGCAGCGGCCTTTCCAAGGGCAAGGGCGGCTCCATGCACATGTTCTCCAAAGAGAAGAACTTTTACGGCGGTCACGGTATCGTCGGTGCGCAGGTTTCGCTTGGCACAGGCCTTGCGTTCGCGAATCGTTATCGTGACAACGACAATGTAACGCTGACCTATTTCGGCGACGGCGCCTCCAATCAGGGGCAGGTCTATGAAAGCTTCAACATGGCATCGCTGTGGAAGCTGCCGGTAGTCTACATCATCGAGAACAACCGCTATGCCATGGGCACATCGGTTTCGCGCTCGTCCGCAGAAACGGACTTCTCGAAGCGCGGTCTCTCTTTCAATATTCCGGGTATCCAGGTTGACGGCATGGACGTTCGCGCGGTCAAGGCTGCTGCCGATATGGCTGTAGAATGGACGCGCTCGGGTAAGGGGCCGATCATTCTTGACATGCAGACCTATCGTTATCGCGGTCACTCCATGTCGGATCCGGCAAAGTATCGTTCGAAGGAAGAAGTGCAGAAGATGCGCTCCGAGCATGATCCGATCGAGCAGGTCAAGCAGCGTCTGATCGACAAGGGTTGGGCAACCGAGGAAGAGCTGAAGGAAATCGACAAGGACGTCCGCGATATTGTCGCAGATTCTGCTGATTTCGCTCAAAACGATCCGGAGCCGGATGCATCCGAGCTCTACACGGATATTCTGCTCTAA
- the eno gene encoding phosphopyruvate hydratase: MTAIIDIVGREILDSRGNPTVEVDVVLEDGSFGRAAVPSGASTGAHEAVELRDGGSRYLGKGVEKAVEAVNGKIFDAIAGMDAESQLLIDQTMIDLDGSANKGNLGANAILGVSLAVAKAAAQATGLPLYRYVGGANAHVLPVPMMNIINGGAHADNPIDFQEFMILPVGASSIREAVRYGSEVFHTLKKRLKDAGHNTNVGDEGGFAPNLKSAQAALDFVMESIEKAGFKPGEDIAIGLDCASTEFFKDGNYVYEGERKTRDPKAQAKYLAKLVADYPIVSIEDGMAEDDWEGWKYLTDLVGNKCQLVGDDLFVTNSARLRDGIRMGVANSILVKVNQIGSLSETLDAVETAHKAGYTAVMSHRSGETEDSTIADLAVATNCGQIKTGSLARSDRTAKYNQLIRIEEELGKQARYAGRGALKFL; the protein is encoded by the coding sequence ATGACTGCAATCATCGACATCGTCGGCCGCGAAATTCTCGACAGCCGCGGCAACCCGACCGTCGAAGTGGACGTCGTGCTTGAAGATGGCTCTTTCGGACGCGCTGCCGTTCCGTCCGGCGCATCAACTGGTGCACATGAAGCCGTAGAGTTGCGCGACGGCGGTAGCCGTTATCTTGGCAAGGGTGTGGAAAAGGCTGTTGAAGCCGTTAATGGCAAGATTTTCGACGCTATTGCAGGCATGGATGCGGAAAGCCAGCTGCTTATCGACCAGACGATGATCGACCTCGACGGCTCGGCCAACAAGGGTAACCTCGGTGCCAACGCTATTCTGGGCGTTTCGCTTGCCGTTGCCAAGGCTGCAGCTCAGGCGACCGGGCTTCCGCTTTACCGCTATGTCGGTGGCGCCAACGCGCATGTTCTGCCGGTTCCTATGATGAACATCATCAATGGCGGCGCCCATGCCGACAACCCGATCGACTTCCAGGAGTTCATGATTCTCCCTGTGGGCGCTTCGTCCATTCGTGAAGCCGTGCGTTACGGTTCGGAAGTTTTCCATACGCTCAAGAAGCGCCTCAAGGATGCCGGTCACAACACCAATGTCGGCGATGAAGGCGGTTTCGCTCCGAACCTCAAGAGCGCCCAGGCTGCACTCGATTTCGTGATGGAATCGATCGAAAAGGCTGGTTTCAAGCCGGGTGAAGACATTGCCATCGGCCTTGACTGCGCATCGACCGAATTCTTCAAGGACGGCAACTACGTCTATGAAGGCGAACGTAAGACCCGTGACCCGAAGGCGCAGGCCAAGTATCTGGCCAAGCTCGTCGCCGATTATCCAATCGTCAGCATTGAAGACGGTATGGCTGAAGACGACTGGGAAGGCTGGAAGTACCTGACCGATCTCGTCGGCAACAAGTGCCAGCTTGTCGGCGACGATCTGTTCGTCACCAACTCGGCCCGTCTGCGCGACGGTATCCGCATGGGCGTTGCCAATTCGATTCTCGTCAAGGTCAACCAGATCGGATCGTTGTCGGAAACGCTCGACGCTGTCGAAACTGCTCACAAGGCTGGATACACTGCAGTCATGTCGCACCGTTCGGGTGAAACTGAGGATTCGACGATTGCCGATCTCGCAGTTGCCACCAACTGCGGCCAGATCAAGACTGGCTCGCTGGCCCGTTCTGATCGTACGGCCAAGTACAATCAGCTTATCCGCATCGAGGAAGAACTGGGCAAACAGGCCCGCTATGCAGGCCGCGGCGCACTGAAGTTCCTCTAA
- the secG gene encoding preprotein translocase subunit SecG: protein MQTVIIVIHLLIVLALVGVVLIQRSEGGGLGIGGGSGFMTARGAANALTRTTAILAIGFFATSLILGIMARYGEKPTDILNRIPAATGSQTAPAGGNGGILNQLGGESSRPDANQTAPVAPGAAAPATQPDATQPQAPVVPETPANPVPSSQ, encoded by the coding sequence ATGCAGACCGTAATCATTGTCATTCACTTGTTGATCGTGCTGGCGCTTGTCGGCGTTGTGCTTATCCAGCGTTCGGAAGGCGGCGGCCTTGGTATTGGCGGTGGTTCGGGGTTCATGACGGCTCGCGGTGCAGCGAACGCGCTGACCCGCACGACGGCCATTCTTGCGATAGGTTTCTTCGCAACCTCGCTTATTCTTGGTATCATGGCGCGCTACGGCGAAAAGCCGACCGATATCCTCAATCGTATCCCGGCGGCAACCGGTAGTCAGACTGCTCCTGCAGGCGGCAATGGCGGCATTCTGAACCAGCTGGGCGGTGAGTCGTCGCGTCCTGACGCCAATCAGACCGCACCGGTAGCTCCGGGCGCTGCGGCACCGGCAACGCAGCCTGATGCTACCCAGCCGCAGGCTCCGGTCGTTCCGGAAACGCCAGCCAACCCGGTTCCAAGTTCGCAGTAA
- a CDS encoding pyruvate dehydrogenase complex E1 component subunit beta, with product MPVEILMPALSPTMEEGKLSKWLKKEGDKVTSGDVIAEIETDKATMEVEAVDEGTIGKILVDEGTEGVKVNTPIAVLLGDGESASDIGSTPATKAEAPKEEAPKEPKAEEKKADSVPAAPKAPALEVASDPDIPAGTEMVSTTVREALRDAMAEEMRRDPNVFVMGEEVAEYQGAYKITQGLLDEFGSKRVVDTPITEHGFAGVGVGAAFAGLRPIVEFMTFNFAMQAIDQIVNSAAKTLYMSGGQMGAPMVFRGPSGAAARVAAQHSQCYAAWYSHIPGLKVVMPYTAADAKGLLKAAIRDPNPVIFLENEILYGHHFDVPKLDDFVLPIGKARIHKQGKDATIVSFGIGMTYAVKAAEELAQQGIDVEIIDLRTIRPMDIPTVVESVKKTGRLVTVEEGFPQSSVGTEIATRVMQQAFDYLDAPILTIAGKDVPMPYAANLEKLALPTVAEVVEAVKAVTYTA from the coding sequence ATGCCCGTAGAAATTCTCATGCCCGCACTTTCCCCAACCATGGAAGAGGGCAAGCTCTCCAAGTGGCTGAAGAAAGAAGGCGACAAGGTTACGTCCGGCGATGTGATCGCTGAAATTGAAACCGACAAGGCGACGATGGAAGTCGAAGCTGTCGACGAAGGTACGATCGGCAAGATTCTGGTCGATGAAGGCACGGAAGGCGTGAAGGTCAATACGCCGATTGCCGTGCTTCTCGGTGACGGCGAAAGCGCTTCCGATATTGGTTCTACTCCAGCCACCAAGGCTGAAGCGCCGAAAGAAGAAGCCCCAAAAGAGCCAAAAGCCGAAGAAAAGAAAGCTGATTCTGTTCCGGCTGCTCCCAAGGCTCCGGCACTCGAAGTCGCGTCTGACCCGGACATTCCGGCTGGCACCGAAATGGTTTCCACGACTGTTCGTGAAGCACTTCGTGACGCGATGGCCGAAGAAATGCGCCGCGACCCGAACGTTTTCGTGATGGGTGAAGAAGTTGCCGAGTATCAGGGCGCTTACAAGATAACGCAGGGACTTCTTGATGAGTTCGGTTCCAAGCGCGTTGTGGATACTCCGATTACGGAACATGGTTTTGCCGGTGTAGGTGTTGGCGCTGCTTTTGCAGGCCTGCGTCCGATCGTTGAATTCATGACTTTCAACTTCGCCATGCAGGCAATCGACCAGATCGTGAACTCTGCAGCCAAGACGCTTTATATGTCCGGTGGACAGATGGGCGCTCCGATGGTCTTCCGTGGTCCGTCCGGTGCGGCTGCACGCGTTGCTGCCCAGCATTCGCAGTGCTACGCAGCCTGGTACAGCCATATTCCAGGTCTGAAGGTCGTCATGCCGTACACGGCAGCCGACGCCAAGGGCTTGCTGAAGGCTGCTATTCGTGATCCGAATCCGGTGATCTTCCTCGAAAACGAAATCCTGTACGGTCATCATTTCGATGTGCCGAAACTTGACGATTTTGTTCTGCCTATCGGTAAGGCTCGCATTCACAAGCAAGGCAAGGACGCCACCATCGTTTCGTTCGGTATCGGCATGACCTACGCTGTCAAGGCGGCTGAAGAGCTGGCCCAGCAAGGCATCGATGTTGAAATCATTGATCTGCGCACGATCCGTCCGATGGATATTCCGACTGTCGTCGAATCGGTCAAGAAGACCGGCCGACTGGTGACTGTGGAAGAAGGTTTCCCGCAGTCGTCCGTTGGCACGGAAATCGCCACCCGCGTCATGCAGCAGGCTTTCGATTATCTCGATGCGCCAATCCTGACCATTGCTGGTAAGGATGTTCCAATGCCTTATGCGGCAAATCTGGAAAAGCTGGCGCTGCCGACTGTCGCCGAAGTGGTCGAAGCGGTGAAAGCCGTTACCTATACCGCGTAA
- a CDS encoding glycosyltransferase family 25 protein translates to MKSYLINLDRSCDRLAFMAEQFRKLGCDFTRVGAVDARMFTPEQVHDALASNQKWPHPLTPAEIGCFLSHKKCLELIAQGEEDHAAVFEDDVVFGRDAGKLFASSNWIPVDADIIKIETHERAVLLGAHLPCTETHFTVARLRSRHLLSAGYIISKPAAQRMLAFMEKPSAPLDHFLFDSEFGPFSNFAVYQTYPALCRQIGLESTIGGNRKRAKIRPTLMRLLVRETVRIYRRSRLAIIGAYVNMGARKRWTLIPFEAENETV, encoded by the coding sequence ATGAAATCTTATCTGATTAATCTCGACAGGAGCTGCGATCGGCTTGCTTTTATGGCGGAGCAGTTTCGCAAGCTGGGGTGCGACTTTACGCGCGTGGGCGCCGTCGATGCGCGAATGTTCACTCCAGAGCAGGTTCATGATGCATTGGCCTCAAATCAAAAATGGCCACATCCTCTCACACCTGCCGAAATAGGCTGTTTTCTTTCCCATAAGAAATGTCTTGAACTCATTGCACAAGGTGAAGAAGACCATGCGGCAGTCTTTGAAGATGATGTCGTTTTTGGTCGCGATGCCGGCAAACTGTTTGCTTCAAGCAACTGGATACCTGTCGATGCGGATATCATAAAGATTGAAACTCATGAAAGGGCAGTTCTTCTGGGGGCGCATCTGCCCTGCACTGAAACGCATTTCACGGTTGCACGATTGCGCAGTCGGCACCTTCTGTCGGCGGGATATATCATCTCAAAGCCAGCCGCACAGCGTATGCTCGCCTTTATGGAAAAGCCTTCGGCCCCTCTGGACCATTTTCTGTTTGATTCCGAGTTTGGCCCGTTCTCGAATTTTGCAGTCTATCAGACTTACCCGGCGCTGTGCCGTCAGATAGGTCTGGAAAGTACAATTGGCGGCAATCGCAAACGTGCAAAAATCCGTCCTACATTGATGCGGCTTCTGGTTCGAGAGACTGTCAGAATCTATAGACGCTCACGTCTCGCTATCATTGGTGCTTACGTGAACATGGGAGCTAGAAAGCGTTGGACGCTGATTCCCTTTGAGGCTGAAAATGAGACCGTTTGA
- a CDS encoding FtsB family cell division protein, with translation MWTKQKRKSIRGRFVLPILTAAFLSYFGFHAYHGEFGLYSRIQLEEQKSLLAKQLEQVAADRTALEKRVTLLRDGSIEKDMLDEQARRALNLSHPDEVTIITSREDRSY, from the coding sequence ATGTGGACCAAGCAGAAGCGTAAATCGATCCGTGGGCGTTTTGTACTACCCATTCTGACGGCCGCGTTTCTGAGCTATTTCGGCTTTCACGCTTATCATGGCGAATTCGGTCTCTACTCCCGTATCCAGCTTGAAGAGCAAAAAAGCCTTCTGGCCAAGCAGCTCGAACAGGTGGCGGCGGATCGCACCGCTCTTGAAAAACGAGTCACGCTTTTGCGCGACGGTTCCATCGAGAAGGATATGCTTGACGAGCAGGCACGCAGAGCGCTTAATCTCTCCCATCCCGATGAAGTGACAATTATCACCTCCAGGGAAGACCGATCATATTAA